A genomic window from Streptomyces sp. 846.5 includes:
- the carA gene encoding glutamine-hydrolyzing carbamoyl-phosphate synthase small subunit, whose protein sequence is MMTARTERKPAVYVLEDGRIFRGQAYGAIGETFGEAVFNTGMTGYQETLTDPSYHRQVVTMTAPQIGNTGVNDEDPESSRIWVAGYVVRDPARVPSNWRSQRSLDEELVKQGIVGISGIDTRALTRHLRESGAMRCGIFSGAAIADDATLLERVRRAPQMEGADLCGEVATDETYVVPAIGTKRFTVAALDLGIKGMTPHRMAQRGIEVHVLPANATAEDVYAVAPDGVFFSNGPGDPATADGQVAVLREVLGRKTPFFGICFGNQLLGRALGFGTYKLKYGHRGINQPVQDRTTGKVEVTAHNHGFAVDAPLEGESQTPYGRAIVSHVCLNDNVVEGLQLLDQPAFSVQYHPEAAAGPHDAAYLFDRFVELMRDNNQHSVELMEGQSA, encoded by the coding sequence ATGATGACCGCACGTACGGAGAGGAAGCCCGCCGTCTACGTCCTGGAGGACGGACGGATCTTCCGCGGCCAGGCATACGGCGCCATCGGCGAGACCTTCGGCGAGGCCGTCTTCAACACCGGTATGACGGGCTATCAGGAGACCCTGACCGACCCCTCCTACCACCGCCAGGTCGTCACCATGACGGCCCCGCAGATCGGCAACACCGGCGTCAACGACGAGGACCCGGAGTCGTCCCGGATCTGGGTGGCCGGCTATGTGGTCCGCGACCCCGCCCGGGTCCCCTCCAACTGGCGCTCGCAGCGCTCGCTGGACGAGGAGCTGGTCAAGCAGGGGATCGTCGGCATCAGCGGTATCGACACCCGAGCGCTCACCCGCCACCTGCGCGAGAGCGGCGCCATGCGCTGCGGCATCTTCTCCGGCGCGGCCATCGCCGACGACGCCACCCTGCTGGAGCGGGTCCGCCGGGCCCCGCAGATGGAGGGCGCCGACCTGTGCGGCGAGGTCGCCACCGACGAGACCTATGTCGTCCCCGCCATAGGAACCAAGCGCTTCACCGTGGCCGCCCTGGACCTGGGCATCAAGGGGATGACCCCGCACCGGATGGCCCAGCGCGGCATCGAGGTTCACGTCCTGCCCGCCAACGCCACCGCCGAGGACGTCTACGCGGTCGCCCCCGACGGTGTGTTCTTCTCCAACGGCCCGGGTGACCCGGCCACCGCCGACGGCCAGGTTGCCGTACTGCGCGAGGTACTGGGCCGGAAGACCCCGTTCTTCGGCATCTGCTTCGGCAACCAGCTGCTCGGCCGCGCCCTGGGCTTCGGCACCTACAAGCTCAAGTACGGCCACCGCGGCATCAACCAGCCGGTGCAGGACCGCACCACCGGCAAGGTCGAGGTCACCGCGCACAACCACGGCTTCGCCGTGGACGCCCCGCTGGAGGGCGAGTCGCAGACCCCCTACGGGCGCGCGATCGTCTCCCACGTCTGCCTCAACGACAACGTGGTGGAGGGCCTGCAACTGCTCGACCAGCCCGCCTTCAGCGTCCAGTACCACCCGGAGGCGGCGGCCGGTCCGCACGACGCCGCCTACCTGTTCGACAGGTTTGTCGAGCTCATGCGAGACAACAATCAGCACAGCGTAGAGCTCATGGAGGGCCAGAGTGCCTAA
- a CDS encoding dihydroorotase, translating to MTSYLIKNARILGGEPQDLRLKDGVITEIGTGLAEDGATVVDATGLIALPGLVDLHTHLREPGREDAETVLTGTRAAAKGGFTAVHAMANTFPVADTAGVVEQVWRLGKESGYCDVQPVGAVTIGLEGKQLAELGTMADSAASVRVFSDDGKCVDDAVIMRRALEYVKAFGGVIAQHAQEPRLTEGAQMNEGAVSGELGLRGWPAVAEESIIARDVLLAAHVGSRLHVCHVSTAGSVEIIRWAKSKGWDVTAEVTPHHLLLTDELVRSYDPVYKVNPPLRTEADVLALREALADGTIDAVATDHAPHPSEDKDCEWAAAAMGMVGLETALSVVQQTMVETGLMGWADVADRMSRRPAVIGGLTGQGRPVSVDEPANLVLVDPAYRGAVNPDSFATRSRNTPYRGRDLPGRVVATFLRGRATVLDGELV from the coding sequence GTGACCAGCTACCTGATCAAGAACGCCCGCATCCTCGGCGGGGAGCCGCAGGACCTGCGCCTCAAGGACGGCGTGATCACAGAGATCGGCACCGGGCTGGCCGAGGACGGCGCCACCGTCGTCGACGCCACCGGCCTGATCGCCCTGCCCGGCCTGGTCGACCTGCACACCCACCTGCGCGAGCCCGGCCGGGAGGACGCCGAGACCGTCCTCACCGGCACCCGCGCCGCCGCCAAGGGCGGATTCACCGCCGTCCACGCGATGGCCAACACCTTCCCGGTGGCCGACACCGCCGGCGTGGTCGAGCAGGTCTGGCGGCTGGGCAAGGAGTCCGGCTACTGCGACGTCCAGCCGGTCGGAGCGGTCACCATCGGCCTGGAGGGCAAGCAGCTCGCCGAGCTCGGCACCATGGCCGACTCCGCCGCCTCGGTCCGGGTCTTCTCCGACGACGGCAAGTGCGTGGACGACGCCGTGATCATGCGGCGGGCGCTGGAGTACGTGAAGGCCTTCGGCGGCGTGATCGCCCAGCACGCCCAGGAGCCCAGGCTCACCGAGGGCGCCCAGATGAACGAGGGCGCCGTCTCCGGCGAGCTCGGCCTGCGCGGCTGGCCGGCCGTGGCCGAGGAGTCGATCATCGCCAGGGACGTGCTGCTCGCGGCTCACGTCGGCTCCCGGCTGCATGTCTGCCATGTCTCCACGGCCGGCTCGGTCGAGATCATCCGCTGGGCCAAGTCCAAGGGCTGGGACGTCACCGCCGAGGTCACCCCGCACCACCTGCTGCTGACCGACGAGCTGGTCCGCTCCTACGACCCGGTCTACAAGGTCAACCCGCCGCTGCGCACCGAGGCCGACGTGCTCGCCCTGCGCGAGGCCCTCGCCGACGGCACCATCGACGCCGTCGCCACCGACCACGCGCCGCACCCGTCCGAGGACAAGGACTGCGAGTGGGCCGCGGCCGCGATGGGCATGGTCGGCCTGGAGACCGCACTGTCGGTGGTGCAGCAGACCATGGTGGAGACCGGCCTGATGGGCTGGGCCGACGTCGCCGACCGGATGTCCCGCCGCCCGGCCGTCATCGGCGGTCTCACCGGGCAGGGCCGTCCCGTCTCGGTGGACGAACCGGCCAACCTCGTGCTGGTCGACCCCGCGTACCGTGGAGCGGTGAACCCCGACAGCTTCGCCACCCGCAGCCGCAACACCCCGTACCGAGGCCGTGACCTGCCCGGACGCGTCGTCGCCACCTTCCTCCGCGGTCGCGCGACCGTTCTGGACGGAGAACTCGTATGA
- a CDS encoding aspartate carbamoyltransferase catalytic subunit, producing MKRHLISTADLTLDDALLILDTAEEMAQISTRAVKKLPTLRGRTVVNLFFEDSTRTRTSFEVAEKRLSADVINFSAKGSSVSKGETLKDTALTLQAMGADAVVIRHGASGAPQRLAESDWMHGSVVNAGDGTHEHPTQALLDAFTMRRHLNPGLGRDLNGRRITIVGDVLHSRVARSNVHLLHTLGAEVTLVAPPTLVPYGVESWPCAVSYDLDAVLPKSDAVMMLRVQRERMNAAFFPTQREYSLRYGLDVKRAAALPEHAIVMHPGPMVRGMEIASEIADSARSTIVEQVTNGVSIRMAVLYLLLGGSEPALSPARPAEPRTTEEHSK from the coding sequence ATGAAGCGACACCTCATCTCCACCGCCGACCTCACCCTCGACGACGCGCTGCTGATCCTGGACACCGCCGAGGAGATGGCCCAGATCTCCACCCGCGCGGTGAAGAAGCTGCCGACGCTGCGCGGCCGCACCGTGGTCAACCTCTTCTTCGAGGACTCCACCCGCACCCGCACCTCCTTCGAGGTGGCCGAGAAGCGGCTGTCCGCCGATGTGATCAACTTCTCCGCCAAGGGCTCCTCGGTCTCCAAGGGCGAGACCCTCAAGGACACCGCGCTCACGCTCCAGGCCATGGGCGCCGACGCGGTCGTGATCCGGCACGGCGCCTCCGGCGCCCCGCAGCGGCTGGCCGAGTCCGACTGGATGCACGGCAGCGTGGTCAACGCCGGGGACGGCACCCACGAGCACCCCACCCAGGCCCTGCTCGACGCCTTCACCATGCGCCGCCACCTCAACCCGGGCCTGGGCCGGGATCTGAACGGGCGCAGGATCACCATCGTCGGCGACGTGCTGCACAGCCGGGTGGCCCGCTCCAACGTCCACCTGCTGCACACCCTCGGCGCCGAGGTCACCCTGGTGGCCCCGCCGACGCTGGTGCCCTACGGCGTCGAGAGCTGGCCCTGCGCGGTCTCCTACGACCTGGACGCGGTGCTGCCCAAGAGCGACGCGGTGATGATGCTCAGGGTCCAGCGCGAGCGGATGAACGCCGCCTTCTTCCCCACCCAGCGCGAGTACTCACTGCGCTACGGGCTGGACGTCAAACGCGCCGCGGCCCTGCCCGAGCACGCCATCGTGATGCACCCGGGTCCGATGGTCCGCGGCATGGAGATCGCCTCGGAGATCGCCGACTCGGCCCGCTCCACCATCGTCGAGCAGGTCACCAACGGCGTCTCCATCCGGATGGCGGTGCTCTACCTCCTGCTCGGCGGCTCCGAGCCCGCGCTTTCCCCCGCACGCCCCGCCGAACCCCGCACCACCGAGGAGCACAGCAAGTGA
- the pyrR gene encoding bifunctional pyr operon transcriptional regulator/uracil phosphoribosyltransferase PyrR: MTTSARSNESSSSKHSPGNARQVLDESDIARSLTRIAHEIVERAKGAEDVVLLGIPTRGILLARRLHTRLAQITGREIPFGTLDITMYRDDLRLKPARALEHTEIPPGGLDGKLVVLVDDVLFSGRTVRAALDALGDLGRPRAVQLAVLVDRGHRELPIRADYVGKNLPTSLREAVKVKLVEEDGLDAVLIGDRDDSDSSSDANGSAR; encoded by the coding sequence ATGACCACATCTGCCCGCAGTAATGAGAGCAGCAGCAGTAAGCACAGTCCGGGCAACGCCCGGCAGGTCCTCGACGAGAGCGACATCGCCCGTTCGCTGACCCGTATCGCCCACGAGATCGTGGAGCGCGCCAAGGGCGCGGAGGACGTCGTCCTGCTCGGCATTCCCACCCGAGGCATCCTGCTGGCCCGCCGGCTGCACACCCGGCTCGCGCAGATCACCGGCCGGGAGATCCCGTTCGGAACCCTCGACATCACCATGTACCGGGACGACCTGCGGCTGAAGCCGGCCCGCGCCCTGGAGCACACCGAGATCCCGCCCGGCGGCCTGGACGGAAAGCTGGTCGTCCTGGTCGACGACGTGCTGTTCTCCGGCCGCACCGTCCGCGCCGCCCTGGACGCCCTCGGCGACCTAGGCCGTCCCCGCGCTGTCCAGCTCGCCGTCCTGGTCGACCGCGGCCACCGGGAGCTGCCGATCCGCGCCGACTACGTCGGCAAGAACCTGCCCACCTCGCTGCGTGAAGCCGTGAAGGTGAAGCTGGTCGAGGAGGACGGCCTGGACGCGGTGCTCATCGGCGACCGCGACGACTCCGACAGCAGCAGCGACGCCAACGGGAGCGCCCGATGA
- a CDS encoding transcriptional regulator, whose product MSSDYAKQLGGKLRAIRTQQGLSLHGVEEKSQGRWKAVVVGSYERGDRAVTVQRLAELAEFYGVPVQELLPGSTPGGAAEPPPRLVLDLERLSQVPSEKAGPLQRYAATIQSQRGDYNGKVLSIRQDDLRTLAVIYDQPASLLVDQLISWGVLDPDARRAVREDDAI is encoded by the coding sequence TTGTCCAGCGACTACGCGAAGCAGCTTGGCGGCAAGCTGCGAGCGATCCGCACCCAGCAGGGCTTGTCACTGCACGGCGTCGAGGAGAAGTCCCAGGGCCGCTGGAAGGCCGTGGTCGTCGGCTCGTACGAGCGCGGGGACCGCGCCGTCACGGTGCAGCGCCTGGCCGAGCTGGCCGAGTTCTACGGGGTTCCGGTTCAGGAACTGCTGCCCGGCAGCACCCCGGGCGGCGCGGCCGAGCCGCCGCCGCGCCTGGTGCTCGACCTGGAGCGGCTGTCCCAGGTCCCGTCCGAGAAGGCCGGTCCGCTGCAGCGTTACGCGGCGACCATCCAGAGCCAGCGCGGCGACTACAACGGCAAGGTGCTGTCGATCCGCCAGGACGACCTGCGCACCCTCGCCGTGATCTACGACCAGCCGGCCTCGCTGCTCGTCGACCAGCTGATCAGCTGGGGCGTGCTCGACCCGGACGCGCGCCGCGCGGTGCGCGAGGACGACGCGATCTGA
- a CDS encoding GntR family transcriptional regulator: MPPERRILRDQVNQALRAALTAGELTPGAVYSAPVLAARFGVSATPVREAMLDLVREGLVEAVPNKGFRVIEVTERDLAELLEIRALLEAPSAVLVARSASRAQLEGLLAPARAGGDPGFHQALLTLAGNRHLVALVDELRRRGAHCGGDAAGHERLVDLMLTRDLDGVEALMHRHLVG; this comes from the coding sequence GTGCCCCCGGAGCGCCGCATCCTGCGCGACCAGGTCAACCAGGCGCTGCGGGCCGCGCTGACGGCGGGCGAGCTGACCCCTGGCGCCGTCTACTCGGCGCCGGTGCTCGCGGCGCGGTTCGGCGTCTCGGCGACCCCGGTCCGTGAGGCGATGCTCGACCTGGTCAGGGAGGGCCTGGTGGAGGCGGTGCCCAACAAGGGCTTCCGGGTCATCGAGGTCACCGAGCGGGATCTGGCCGAACTGCTGGAGATCCGTGCCCTGCTGGAGGCCCCGAGCGCGGTCCTGGTCGCCCGCAGCGCGAGCCGGGCCCAGCTGGAGGGGTTGCTCGCCCCGGCCCGTGCCGGGGGTGACCCCGGTTTCCACCAGGCGCTGCTCACCCTGGCCGGCAACCGGCACCTGGTCGCCCTGGTCGACGAGCTGCGGCGGCGCGGCGCGCACTGCGGCGGGGATGCCGCCGGGCACGAGCGCCTGGTCGACCTGATGCTGACCCGGGACCTCGATGGCGTCGAGGCGCTGATGCACCGCCATCTGGTGGGGTGA
- a CDS encoding SDR family oxidoreductase encodes MPTALITGATAGIGAAFARRLGKDGLDLVLVARDGARLAESAAALSKQYGVAVQTLVADLATDEGISAVEARLADAEHPVDLLVNNAGFGFKDRFLVVPLAEELTMVKLHIEAVLRLTTAALPGMRERGRGYVINVASVAAFVPRGTYGASKAWVVQFSQSVSRDLAGTGVRVLALCPGFTHTEFHQRAQVDMKDVGGWMWLGADRVVDDAMRDLARGRTVSIPSRRYKALVAAARKAPLEALAGLSSKAGRRLDRR; translated from the coding sequence ATGCCCACAGCACTCATCACCGGCGCCACCGCCGGCATCGGCGCGGCGTTCGCGCGGCGTCTCGGCAAGGACGGTCTGGACCTGGTCCTGGTCGCGCGGGACGGCGCCCGGTTGGCCGAGAGCGCTGCCGCGCTGAGCAAGCAGTACGGCGTCGCGGTGCAGACGCTGGTCGCCGACCTGGCCACCGACGAGGGCATCTCCGCCGTCGAGGCCAGGCTGGCGGACGCCGAGCACCCGGTGGACCTGCTGGTCAACAACGCCGGGTTCGGCTTCAAGGACCGCTTCCTCGTGGTGCCGCTGGCCGAGGAGCTGACGATGGTCAAGCTGCACATCGAGGCGGTGCTGCGGCTCACCACCGCCGCCCTGCCCGGGATGCGCGAGCGCGGACGCGGCTACGTGATCAATGTCGCCTCCGTCGCGGCCTTCGTGCCGCGCGGGACGTACGGCGCCAGCAAGGCCTGGGTGGTCCAGTTCAGCCAGTCCGTCTCCCGTGACCTGGCGGGCACCGGGGTGCGGGTGCTCGCGCTCTGCCCCGGCTTCACCCACACCGAGTTCCACCAGCGGGCCCAGGTCGACATGAAGGACGTCGGCGGGTGGATGTGGCTGGGCGCCGACCGGGTGGTGGACGACGCGATGCGCGACCTGGCCCGGGGACGGACCGTCAGCATCCCTTCGCGCCGTTACAAGGCGCTGGTCGCCGCCGCCCGCAAGGCGCCGCTGGAGGCGCTGGCCGGGCTCTCCTCCAAGGCCGGCCGCCGCCTCGACCGTCGCTGA
- a CDS encoding sigma-70 family RNA polymerase sigma factor, with protein MTTTGETAAPGPGEETAIEAYTRTYQEHHSRLVAYARTLTGDAWLAEDLTAEAHFRVWRRISAGHRVDHIPGYLAATIRNLAVDLGHAPKELPQGDELERLRPTETTTTPVPQEGAYAVMLAGALKQLPHRWVRALWLSEVEDWSLEAVGDDLGTNRNATAVLLHRAREGLRQAFLRAQPGAPGEADCAEHWERMPAHVRGTSSARQDRALRAHADGCPDCRARLALLERANHRLPALVGPALLLAFAGGGAARYLVPAAGARAAARTHGAGRAGHAGSSSAGSGAVAGVAGGLVLAGAGAVAALAFTLSGSHAATQSTALSAQGGSAPASQPASAAVAGTSAPAPASSSAAPAGSSARIAAAAVTTPTRASSAATTAPTSSSPTAASTAPMTSTPTTAPTTAAAAPATTPSPSTPPASTTPSPTLSAAATSPSASPSPTVVATTPAPTTTTASPSTPAASPSSASPSSAAPTDPTCITLGGLTVCWTR; from the coding sequence GTGACCACCACCGGCGAGACCGCCGCGCCCGGCCCCGGCGAAGAGACGGCCATCGAGGCGTACACCCGCACCTACCAGGAGCACCACTCCCGGCTGGTCGCCTACGCCCGTACGCTCACCGGCGACGCCTGGCTGGCCGAGGACCTGACTGCGGAGGCCCACTTCCGCGTCTGGCGCCGGATCTCCGCAGGCCACCGGGTCGACCACATACCCGGCTATCTGGCCGCGACCATCCGCAACCTCGCCGTCGACCTCGGCCACGCGCCCAAGGAACTGCCGCAGGGCGACGAGCTGGAGCGGCTGCGGCCGACGGAGACGACCACGACGCCCGTGCCGCAGGAGGGCGCGTACGCGGTGATGCTGGCGGGCGCGCTGAAGCAGCTACCGCACCGCTGGGTCCGGGCGCTGTGGCTGTCCGAGGTGGAGGACTGGAGCCTCGAAGCGGTCGGCGACGACCTGGGCACCAACCGCAACGCGACGGCGGTGCTGCTGCACCGTGCCCGCGAAGGGCTGCGCCAGGCCTTCCTGCGCGCGCAACCGGGTGCGCCCGGCGAGGCGGACTGCGCCGAGCACTGGGAGCGGATGCCCGCACACGTCCGGGGGACCAGCTCGGCCCGCCAGGACCGGGCGCTGCGCGCGCACGCCGACGGCTGCCCCGACTGCCGGGCCCGGCTGGCCCTGCTGGAGCGCGCCAACCACCGGCTGCCCGCACTGGTCGGCCCGGCGCTGCTGCTGGCCTTCGCCGGCGGCGGCGCGGCCCGCTACCTGGTCCCGGCGGCCGGAGCGCGAGCGGCGGCGCGGACACACGGCGCGGGGCGAGCGGGGCACGCAGGCTCCAGCAGCGCGGGTTCGGGCGCGGTCGCGGGTGTCGCGGGCGGCCTCGTCCTCGCAGGCGCGGGTGCCGTGGCGGCACTGGCCTTCACGCTGAGCGGCTCGCACGCGGCGACCCAGTCGACCGCGCTCTCCGCGCAGGGCGGATCCGCCCCCGCGTCGCAGCCCGCGTCAGCGGCGGTGGCAGGGACGTCTGCACCGGCACCAGCGTCCTCGTCCGCAGCCCCCGCCGGGAGTTCCGCCCGCATCGCCGCCGCAGCGGTGACCACCCCGACCCGGGCGAGCAGCGCAGCGACCACCGCCCCGACCAGCTCCAGCCCGACGGCCGCGAGCACCGCCCCCATGACCAGCACCCCCACGACTGCTCCCACCACAGCCGCCGCGGCACCGGCGACGACCCCGTCCCCCTCGACGCCCCCAGCCTCGACCACCCCGTCGCCCACCCTCTCCGCAGCAGCGACCAGCCCCTCGGCGTCGCCATCACCCACGGTGGTCGCGACCACGCCCGCCCCGACCACCACCACAGCCTCACCGTCCACCCCCGCCGCATCACCCTCGTCCGCATCGCCCTCGTCCGCAGCGCCCACCGACCCGACCTGCATCACCCTCGGGGGCCTGACGGTGTGTTGGACCCGGTGA
- a CDS encoding SsgA family sporulation/cell division regulator, protein MDTAVEQDVRARIVATAGPGRDFVARLGYRPEDPFAVRLTFPPEVSLDGTERTWTFARDLLAEGLRGPAGVGDVHIWPYGPNLTVVELHSPGGAAMIRLRSAGVRAFLGRSYAALPAGAEDARADLALLLVTLVGGV, encoded by the coding sequence ATGGACACAGCCGTAGAGCAGGACGTCCGAGCCCGCATCGTCGCCACCGCCGGCCCGGGCCGCGACTTCGTCGCCCGCCTCGGCTACCGCCCGGAGGACCCCTTCGCCGTGCGGCTGACCTTCCCCCCGGAGGTCAGCCTGGACGGGACGGAGCGCACCTGGACCTTCGCCCGCGACCTGCTCGCCGAGGGGCTGCGCGGTCCTGCCGGAGTCGGCGACGTCCACATCTGGCCCTACGGGCCGAACCTGACGGTGGTCGAGCTGCACAGCCCCGGGGGCGCGGCGATGATCCGGCTGCGCAGCGCCGGGGTACGGGCGTTCCTCGGCCGCAGCTACGCGGCCCTCCCCGCGGGGGCCGAGGACGCCCGGGCCGACCTGGCGCTGCTGCTCGTCACCCTGGTCGGCGGGGTCTGA
- a CDS encoding PP2C family protein-serine/threonine phosphatase: protein MPTTPHLSRPVRHTALFADRLLQRPLRRLALLGDDSAAAQQTALSPPPVSNATGAVTAAVGALSVAARYLAADSGTGIGGDFYAVQETAHGIRLLIGDVRGKGPGAGGIAAILLSAFRRAARQAATVEEVAARLDRTMERATALRFRADADEDFATALVLEISADLSAVRLVNCGHVPPLLLLLGGRPRTLHPRRRRPPLGLAGALGTSTAPADQVRLPRGATLLLLTDGVTEARSPGGEFYDPSASLAAAHPGSSLGLLLDTLCRDVHRHSGGPPRDDIAMLAVHRPPGPVSTRPAR from the coding sequence ATGCCGACCACCCCGCACCTGAGCAGACCGGTACGCCACACCGCCCTCTTCGCCGACCGCCTGCTGCAGCGGCCGCTGCGCCGCCTCGCGCTGCTGGGCGACGACTCGGCCGCGGCCCAGCAGACCGCCCTCTCGCCCCCTCCGGTCAGCAACGCCACCGGCGCCGTCACCGCCGCCGTCGGCGCGCTCTCGGTCGCGGCCCGCTACCTGGCGGCGGACAGCGGCACCGGGATCGGCGGCGACTTCTACGCGGTGCAGGAGACCGCGCACGGGATCCGCCTGCTCATCGGCGACGTCCGCGGCAAGGGGCCGGGCGCGGGTGGGATCGCCGCGATCCTGCTCAGCGCCTTCCGCCGGGCCGCCCGGCAGGCCGCCACCGTCGAGGAGGTCGCCGCCCGGCTCGACCGCACCATGGAACGGGCCACCGCCCTGCGTTTCCGGGCGGACGCGGACGAGGACTTCGCCACCGCCCTGGTGCTGGAGATCAGCGCCGACCTGTCAGCGGTCCGCCTGGTCAACTGCGGACACGTGCCGCCGCTGCTGCTGCTGCTCGGCGGCCGGCCCCGGACCCTGCACCCCCGCCGCCGCCGACCGCCGCTGGGCCTGGCAGGGGCGCTGGGCACCAGCACCGCCCCGGCCGACCAGGTCCGGCTGCCCCGGGGCGCCACCCTGCTGCTGCTCACCGACGGCGTGACCGAGGCACGCTCGCCCGGGGGCGAGTTCTACGACCCGTCGGCGAGCCTCGCCGCCGCGCACCCGGGCAGCAGCCTGGGACTGCTGCTGGACACCCTCTGCCGCGACGTGCACCGCCACAGCGGCGGCCCGCCCCGGGACGACATCGCCATGCTCGCGGTCCACCGCCCGCCCGGGCCGGTGTCTACGCGACCAGCGCGGTGA
- a CDS encoding SRPBCC family protein, whose translation MPEVSVSASLPAPADKVWAVITDFDRFGEWNTIHTAFPNGAPAELVVGSQYAEKMTLMGMPTEAAWTVAEVEPGTSWVLEGKAPMGITLRQHYQLSAEGEGTLITVHSEFKGAAVNMMANRVKDATTAALTESLRKLTALVA comes from the coding sequence ATGCCCGAGGTTTCCGTCAGCGCTTCCCTGCCCGCCCCCGCGGACAAGGTGTGGGCCGTGATCACCGACTTCGACCGCTTCGGCGAGTGGAACACCATCCACACCGCCTTCCCCAACGGCGCTCCGGCCGAGCTGGTCGTCGGTTCGCAGTACGCCGAGAAGATGACCCTGATGGGGATGCCCACCGAGGCGGCCTGGACCGTGGCGGAGGTCGAGCCGGGCACGTCCTGGGTGCTGGAGGGCAAGGCCCCGATGGGGATCACCCTGCGCCAGCACTACCAGCTGAGCGCCGAGGGCGAGGGCACCCTGATCACGGTGCACAGCGAGTTCAAGGGCGCGGCCGTGAACATGATGGCCAACCGGGTCAAGGACGCCACCACGGCCGCCCTCACCGAGTCCCTGCGCAAACTCACCGCGCTGGTCGCGTAG
- a CDS encoding winged helix DNA-binding domain-containing protein — protein MQITTEERRARLATRHLLSPTARGRSPEEVADAVVGLHATDPATVFLAVAARLGDATPAVLERALYQDLTLLRMLCMRRTMFVVGRELAPVVDSSTARTIAARERSKLVAFLAEGGGWDETWLAAAERAVLAELEASGPLAGSELSARVPALREQVTVAVGKPYEATQAVASRILRTMAAENRLRRDRPRGSWTSSQFRWVPGEPLPQLPAAEARAELARRWLAAYGPGTVADLKWWTGWNLGDVRKALAAVGAEEVALEQQDPGYVLPGDTGPTAAVAPYAALLPALDPTGMGWVERDWYLPPKHTAELFDRTGNIGPTVWWDGRIVGGWTQRADGEIVWRLLDDVGGAAKAAIGAEAERLAAFVGEQRITPRFRTPLERGLAGG, from the coding sequence GTGCAGATCACGACCGAAGAGCGCAGGGCCCGGCTGGCGACCCGTCATCTCCTATCCCCCACGGCGCGGGGCCGTAGCCCCGAGGAGGTGGCCGACGCGGTGGTCGGCCTGCACGCCACCGATCCGGCGACGGTGTTCCTGGCGGTCGCCGCGCGGCTCGGTGACGCCACCCCGGCCGTACTGGAGCGCGCGCTCTACCAGGACCTGACGCTGCTGCGGATGCTGTGCATGCGCCGCACCATGTTCGTGGTGGGACGGGAGCTGGCGCCGGTGGTCGACTCCTCCACGGCCCGGACGATCGCCGCCAGGGAGCGCAGCAAGCTGGTCGCCTTTCTGGCGGAGGGCGGAGGCTGGGACGAGACGTGGCTCGCGGCGGCGGAGCGGGCGGTCCTGGCCGAGCTGGAGGCGAGCGGGCCGCTGGCCGGGTCCGAGCTGAGCGCGCGGGTGCCGGCCCTGCGCGAGCAGGTCACCGTCGCGGTCGGCAAGCCCTATGAGGCCACCCAGGCCGTCGCCAGCCGGATCCTGCGGACCATGGCCGCCGAGAACCGGCTGCGCCGCGACCGCCCGCGCGGGAGCTGGACCTCCAGCCAGTTCCGCTGGGTGCCCGGGGAGCCGCTGCCGCAGCTGCCGGCCGCCGAGGCCCGGGCCGAGCTGGCGCGGCGCTGGCTCGCGGCGTACGGGCCGGGGACGGTGGCCGACCTCAAGTGGTGGACCGGCTGGAACCTGGGCGACGTACGCAAGGCACTGGCCGCGGTGGGGGCCGAGGAGGTGGCGCTGGAGCAGCAGGACCCCGGCTACGTGCTGCCCGGCGACACCGGCCCGACGGCCGCGGTCGCGCCCTACGCTGCGCTGCTGCCGGCCCTGGATCCCACCGGGATGGGGTGGGTGGAGCGCGACTGGTACCTGCCGCCGAAGCACACCGCCGAGTTGTTCGACCGGACCGGCAACATCGGGCCGACCGTCTGGTGGGACGGCCGGATCGTGGGGGGCTGGACCCAGCGAGCCGACGGGGAGATCGTCTGGCGGCTGCTGGACGATGTGGGAGGGGCCGCGAAGGCCGCGATCGGGGCCGAGGCCGAGCGGTTGGCGGCGTTCGTCGGCGAGCAGAGGATCACGCCGCGGTTTCGCACGCCGCTGGAGCGGGGGCTGGCCGGGGGCTGA